Proteins from a single region of Salipiger sp. H15:
- the rplT gene encoding 50S ribosomal protein L20, whose amino-acid sequence MARVKGGVVTHARHKKVIKAAKGYYGRRKNTFKVAAQAVDKANQYATRDRKNRKRNFRALWIQRINAAVRAHDEALTYSKFINGLNLAGIEVDRKVLADLAVHEPEAFNAIVDQAKGALAA is encoded by the coding sequence ATGGCACGAGTCAAAGGTGGTGTCGTCACCCACGCCCGTCACAAGAAGGTCATCAAGGCAGCCAAAGGTTACTACGGCCGCCGCAAGAACACCTTCAAGGTTGCAGCCCAGGCCGTCGACAAGGCCAACCAGTACGCGACCCGCGACCGCAAGAACCGCAAGCGCAACTTCCGCGCCCTGTGGATCCAGCGGATCAACGCGGCAGTGCGCGCACATGACGAGGCTCTGACCTACTCGAAGTTCATCAACGGCCTGAACCTGGCCGGCATCGAAGTCGACCGCAAGGTGCTGGCGGATCTCGCCGTGCACGAGCCGGAAGCCTTCAACGCCATCGTCGACCAGGCGAAGGGCGCGCTGGCAGCCTGA
- the rpmI gene encoding 50S ribosomal protein L35 → MPKMKTKSSAKKRFKVTATGKIVAGQAGKRHGMIKRTTKFIRDARGTTTLSAPDAKIVKGYMPYDR, encoded by the coding sequence ATGCCCAAGATGAAGACGAAGTCGAGCGCCAAGAAGCGCTTCAAGGTCACCGCGACCGGCAAGATCGTCGCTGGTCAGGCAGGCAAGCGCCACGGCATGATCAAGCGCACCACGAAATTCATCCGCGACGCGCGCGGCACGACCACGCTGTCGGCTCCCGACGCGAAAATCGTCAAGGGCTACATGCCCTACGACCGCTGA